In Sorghum bicolor cultivar BTx623 chromosome 10, Sorghum_bicolor_NCBIv3, whole genome shotgun sequence, one genomic interval encodes:
- the LOC8083487 gene encoding phytosulfokines 1 codes for MMHGRRTAMAVACLLCMVVALLLVQDVQSRKLLWTEQEKKEITHGGLGNHGAAAGRSTTLEPCSDVMGGGTGNADKGELPCDDTSKWTEMHTDYIYTQDVKQP; via the exons ATGATGCACGGGAGGAGAACCGCCATGGCAGTGGCCTGCCTTCTGTGCATGGTGGTGGCTCTGCTGCTAGTCCAGGATGTTCAGTCCAGGAAGCTACTGTGGACGGAGCAGGAGAAGAAGGAAATTACACATGGTGGCCTTGGCAACCATGGCGCTGCTGCTGGACGAAGCACCACCCTG GAACCGTGCAGTGACGTTATGGGAGGTGGTACAGGAAATGCAGACAAGGGCGAACTGCCGTGTGATGATACGTCAAAATGGACAGAAATGCACACGGATTACATATACACCCAAGACGTCAAGCAACCATGA